A region of Ferruginibacter albus DNA encodes the following proteins:
- a CDS encoding MBG domain-containing protein, with translation MKTHYKYSAKERFNESFFFINSNITIDKPGTTEKKVVNDNTYTIKNFFMKKIRHTTARFAIMFVIASLFLTSHALAQKTWDGGAGTSNWGDANNWSPNGVPGSSDAVTIASSTTVTINITNAVCGSLQLGKVGGSSAQAGSLSFATTGSPSLTISGALILGGTSSTNGSTGTVTFKSGATLTAGSLQVGGSNGGNTGIITMTSGGTLILNGGITIGSDAGTWTPGTGTLQLNATNTLPSTIFTTFNNLIINGGTTTSSGVAFTAGFVTVSAGNLILSATNVDYGITNDLIVSSGATLTHSVNWDVAGKLLKVGGNIAIDGTFAYTARSHVQMITGGKSVRTGNTSGSAFSILTFTHTSGTISASGLLNVNDNFWASFNTTGGTFSTNGQTVNANSGLLNAGGTININGGTLNITGGFSVGTSTTNGAVTMSSGTLNTDGITIGTGATPTGTFAQLGGTANVTGSVTINASSSYTCTNSPAINISGSWTNNGAFSAGTSTVNFNGTGTQTIGGSVSSTFNNLNMSGSGTLQLSFNTSITGNLAISSGVFDASTFTANRTASGGSLTLSNGATLMMAGTNTLPSNYSTHSIGATSTINYYGANQTIANLNSSQVYGNIVLAGSGTKTFSATTKAITNNLSVSSGVIALFPSSNTYTAGTLTLSGTGQLNGSYGGSASSATFKNSTYFGTTTSGILNVTTSTAPTVNTSGSLTAMSTTYGAASTATIVSISGSRLVANITATAPTGFEISSDGTTFGTTAIFTQSGGTVSGTLSVRLAATANVSGTYNSQSVVLSTTGATNVNVTSTSTGNTVSAASLSITAVAQSKTYGGTVSTSGVLNTTYTVTGLKNSDAINGETLSYSGSPTGNLATAAVGSYTITPSSASFSTGIASNYTILYNTGTLTVNTTALTVVASAQSKTYGVAIATTGVLNTTFTVNGLQNSDAVNGATLGYSGSPAGNLATAAVGSYTITPSAVTFSTGTSSNYTIIYNTGALTINKAGLTITASTQSKLYGATVSTAGVLSTTFTVSGLQNSDVVNGATLGYSGSPAGNLATAAVASYTITPSAATFSTGLSSNYTITYNTGTLTVNKAGLTITASAQSKTYGATVSTTGVLSTTFTVSGLQNSDAVNGATLGYNGSPAGNLTTASVGSYTITPSAATFSTGSSSNYTITYSTGILTVNTASLTITANNSTKAYGSIQTSSVSGSTAFSSTGLANSETIGSVTLNYGTGALTATAPAGSTSTITPSAATGGTFNANNYSISYSANSGTLTVVKASLSITANDQSKSYGQPFNFTGLEFSTSGLQNGETIGSITLTSSGAISTATVTGGPYGIVPSEAIGGTFNINNYTVTYTNGALAVNKIPLTIKANNQTKCSGIAFIFIGTEFTSSGLLFSDAVSSVTLTSSGSATGASAGSYNIVPSAATGTGLGNYTITYTNGTFTVNQSQIVSVGSALSYICVGSVSAPLGGSISGAATSATWDDGGVGGTFTPNATSLNATWTPPASFVGTATLTLTTMGTGPCGSVTASKTQVVDNSCQIITIAEPTQLTASISNTVATICAGQSSTITIAVTGGTAPYYINGTQQTGAGPFTITVSPISTTTYNSSNVIVSDSHNCTSSTTGSASITVYDIPTTSNAGNNQVICSNSTAVLTANTAVTGTGMWAVVSGPNTSASQFSNTTESNAVFAPTASGTYILSWTISNGVCNASSSNVQITITQAPNASISYAIDQCTASGTIAVMQTGNTGGTFSSTTGLVIDSSTGDINLALSKGGNYTVAYSVEAAGGCSNLNALTNISIKTSTWIGNNSTDWAQGSNWSCGSVPTAGFDIIIPGNLNNYPVLSSAISINNLSFSSNNLYPSTLTIGANALTVTGSINNYGTFGGSSYSSLILGNGTNGYNPTLNFTTGHDTLFSLTLNTNATATIGSTLKLAAPDNVTPASLTVGLSAVLNTADGLTLVSDANNTAIVNPVLGVINGNVNVQTYIPAKRAWRLLTAPVTNSNSIYESWQNNGIAYSQSDASTFYKGTLITNTGDLTGTGMDANSSASLKTFNIATQSLTAVTNTHVPISQGNANNADNTGYFIFIRGDRNPATVGNPNFGPLPLSNTVLSSKGKLQTGPQSFIIPAFNTTRKYMLIGNPYASPIDFTNVERTNIVNRFYTWDPTLNTVGAYVVVDDAANLGSYIVSTSGKGTTKQDKNIQSGQAFIVENLAAANPCILTVNESDKSSKTNKYVFRPVDNPESFRTSLYLLNEDSSTVLADGNLVQFNNNYSAAIDVLDAMKLSNTNENISILRSGSSLAIERRPIIRINDTLFLKFTNSTQRKYRFEFTAINLDHPNLVGWFVDNYTGISKEINLNGSTIVDFSVDANVASQSNKRFSVIFGPLSSPLPVTFTSIKAQQKNTAVAIEWNVSNEANIKAYEVEKSTDGKTFITISTNVAQNSQSYNTIDNNVTSEINYYRIRSIDNNGQVTYSATVKISVNNKVSAITAYSTTIINKTISLQFTNMPKGDYFVRLINTAGQEMERTIVSHSGGTVIQNIAFKNAFAKGVYHLEILKPDNKNRIISVVY, from the coding sequence ATGAAAACGCATTATAAATATTCAGCTAAAGAAAGATTTAATGAAAGTTTCTTTTTTATAAATTCTAACATCACTATTGATAAACCAGGTACTACAGAAAAAAAAGTTGTAAATGATAATACATACACCATTAAGAATTTTTTTATGAAAAAAATTAGACACACAACCGCAAGATTCGCTATTATGTTTGTAATTGCGAGCCTGTTTCTTACAAGTCATGCTCTTGCTCAAAAAACTTGGGATGGTGGTGCAGGAACAAGTAACTGGGGAGATGCAAACAACTGGAGTCCAAATGGTGTACCCGGATCTTCAGATGCAGTTACAATTGCGAGCAGTACTACTGTTACTATCAATATAACTAATGCAGTTTGTGGATCGCTTCAATTAGGAAAAGTTGGAGGATCGAGTGCCCAGGCAGGTTCTTTAAGCTTTGCCACTACTGGTAGTCCTTCTTTAACAATTTCGGGAGCGCTAATATTAGGAGGTACTTCCAGTACTAACGGTAGTACCGGAACTGTTACATTTAAAAGCGGGGCTACTTTAACTGCCGGTAGTTTACAGGTAGGAGGTTCTAATGGAGGTAATACGGGGATTATAACAATGACATCCGGTGGTACATTAATTTTAAATGGTGGAATAACGATTGGCAGTGATGCCGGCACGTGGACACCGGGAACCGGAACCTTACAACTGAATGCTACCAACACACTGCCTTCAACAATATTTACAACATTCAATAACTTAATTATAAATGGTGGAACAACAACAAGTTCAGGCGTTGCTTTTACAGCAGGCTTTGTTACGGTATCGGCAGGAAATTTAATTCTTTCTGCTACCAATGTAGATTATGGAATAACAAATGACCTGATAGTTTCATCGGGTGCTACATTAACGCATAGTGTAAACTGGGATGTTGCAGGTAAATTATTAAAAGTGGGAGGTAACATAGCAATTGATGGAACATTTGCTTATACAGCACGTTCTCATGTACAAATGATCACTGGAGGAAAATCTGTGAGAACCGGAAACACTTCCGGCTCTGCCTTTTCAATACTCACGTTTACACATACAAGTGGAACTATCAGCGCTAGTGGATTACTGAATGTTAATGATAATTTTTGGGCATCTTTTAATACCACAGGTGGAACCTTTAGCACAAACGGACAAACTGTAAATGCCAATAGCGGGTTATTAAATGCTGGTGGAACAATTAATATTAATGGAGGTACATTAAATATAACTGGAGGCTTTTCAGTAGGTACAAGTACTACGAATGGAGCTGTGACAATGAGTTCAGGTACATTGAATACGGATGGAATTACCATCGGTACAGGAGCTACACCTACAGGTACGTTTGCTCAATTAGGCGGTACAGCTAATGTAACAGGAAGTGTTACAATCAATGCATCGAGTTCTTATACCTGTACAAATTCTCCTGCAATAAATATTTCCGGTAGCTGGACGAATAATGGAGCATTTTCTGCAGGTACAAGTACTGTTAATTTTAACGGAACGGGTACTCAAACAATTGGCGGAAGTGTAAGTTCTACTTTTAATAACCTTAATATGAGCGGTAGCGGAACATTGCAATTATCTTTCAATACTTCCATAACAGGTAATTTAGCCATTTCTTCCGGGGTATTTGATGCAAGTACTTTTACAGCAAACAGAACTGCATCCGGTGGTTCGCTTACACTTAGCAATGGAGCAACACTAATGATGGCGGGCACTAATACGTTGCCATCTAATTATTCTACCCATTCAATTGGAGCAACGAGTACAATTAATTATTATGGAGCAAATCAAACCATAGCAAATTTAAATAGCTCACAGGTATATGGGAATATTGTGCTTGCAGGTTCCGGAACAAAAACATTTAGTGCAACTACCAAGGCAATTACAAATAATTTATCAGTATCTTCTGGAGTAATAGCATTATTCCCGTCCAGCAATACCTATACAGCAGGGACGCTTACGTTAAGTGGAACTGGCCAGCTAAATGGATCCTACGGAGGCTCAGCATCTTCAGCTACCTTTAAAAACAGTACTTATTTTGGAACAACAACTTCGGGTATTTTAAATGTTACAACATCTACTGCACCAACCGTTAACACTTCAGGATCATTAACTGCGATGTCAACTACATATGGTGCAGCATCAACAGCTACGATAGTTAGCATATCAGGTTCAAGATTAGTAGCAAATATTACAGCAACAGCGCCAACAGGTTTTGAAATATCAAGTGATGGAACAACATTCGGAACTACTGCAATCTTTACTCAATCTGGTGGAACTGTTAGTGGTACACTTAGTGTTCGATTAGCAGCTACTGCTAACGTTTCAGGAACTTATAATTCACAAAGCGTAGTATTATCTACTACTGGAGCAACCAATGTGAATGTAACAAGTACTTCAACCGGAAATACAGTAAGCGCAGCATCATTGTCAATAACTGCTGTTGCACAAAGTAAAACATATGGAGGAACTGTTTCAACATCTGGCGTATTAAATACAACATATACTGTTACCGGATTAAAGAATAGCGATGCCATTAACGGAGAAACGCTTAGCTATAGTGGTAGCCCAACTGGTAACCTTGCTACAGCAGCAGTAGGTAGTTATACTATAACACCTTCATCTGCGAGTTTTTCAACAGGGATAGCATCTAATTATACTATTTTATATAATACAGGAACATTGACTGTAAATACAACTGCATTAACTGTTGTCGCTAGTGCGCAAAGTAAAACATACGGAGTTGCTATTGCAACAACCGGAGTATTAAATACTACGTTTACTGTTAATGGCTTGCAAAACAGTGATGCCGTTAACGGCGCTACATTAGGTTATAGTGGCAGTCCTGCAGGTAATCTTGCTACAGCAGCAGTAGGTAGTTATACAATAACACCATCTGCAGTAACATTCTCAACTGGTACATCATCTAACTATACCATTATTTATAATACAGGAGCTTTAACAATAAATAAAGCGGGACTAACGATTACGGCTAGTACACAAAGTAAACTATATGGCGCTACTGTTTCAACAGCAGGAGTATTAAGCACAACATTTACTGTAAGCGGTTTGCAGAATAGTGATGTAGTTAATGGAGCAACACTTGGTTATAGTGGTAGCCCGGCAGGTAATCTTGCTACTGCTGCAGTAGCAAGTTATACGATAACACCATCTGCAGCAACATTCTCAACCGGACTGTCTTCTAATTATACTATTACTTACAATACAGGAACGTTAACGGTAAATAAAGCAGGTTTAACTATTACAGCTAGTGCGCAAAGTAAAACATATGGAGCTACGGTTTCAACAACCGGTGTATTAAGCACAACATTTACAGTTAGCGGTTTGCAAAATAGTGATGCTGTTAATGGTGCTACATTGGGTTATAATGGAAGCCCTGCAGGCAATCTTACAACTGCCTCAGTAGGAAGCTATACGATCACACCATCTGCAGCAACGTTCTCAACCGGCTCTTCTTCCAATTATACTATTACATATAGTACAGGTATATTAACTGTAAATACTGCTTCATTAACAATTACTGCTAATAATTCTACAAAAGCGTATGGCAGTATACAAACCTCATCTGTAAGTGGTAGTACTGCATTTAGCTCAACAGGATTAGCTAACAGTGAAACAATTGGAAGTGTAACACTAAATTACGGAACAGGAGCTTTAACTGCAACTGCACCTGCCGGCAGCACATCAACAATCACACCATCTGCAGCAACAGGCGGTACATTCAACGCAAATAACTATTCTATTAGTTATAGTGCTAATTCAGGAACTTTAACAGTAGTCAAGGCATCGCTAAGTATCACTGCAAATGATCAATCAAAATCATACGGGCAGCCTTTTAATTTTACAGGATTAGAATTCTCGACTTCAGGGTTACAAAATGGAGAAACAATTGGAAGCATAACATTAACAAGCTCAGGCGCAATAAGTACTGCCACAGTTACAGGAGGTCCGTATGGCATTGTGCCGTCAGAAGCAATTGGCGGAACATTTAACATAAACAATTATACGGTTACTTATACTAATGGAGCGTTAGCGGTAAATAAGATTCCTTTAACTATTAAAGCAAATAATCAAACCAAATGTTCGGGCATAGCATTTATTTTTATTGGAACTGAATTTACATCTTCAGGCTTATTATTCAGTGATGCTGTATCTAGCGTTACTCTAACGAGTTCGGGATCTGCCACAGGCGCATCTGCCGGATCTTACAACATTGTTCCAAGTGCTGCAACGGGAACAGGATTAGGAAACTATACTATTACTTATACTAATGGAACATTTACAGTTAACCAATCTCAAATAGTAAGCGTAGGTTCTGCACTAAGTTATATATGCGTTGGAAGTGTATCTGCACCATTAGGAGGTTCAATAAGTGGTGCTGCAACAAGTGCAACATGGGATGATGGCGGGGTTGGTGGAACATTTACTCCAAATGCAACTAGCTTAAATGCAACATGGACACCACCAGCAAGCTTTGTTGGTACAGCTACTTTAACGTTGACAACAATGGGCACTGGTCCTTGTGGTTCAGTTACTGCATCAAAAACACAAGTAGTAGATAATTCATGCCAAATAATAACAATTGCTGAGCCAACACAATTAACGGCATCTATTTCTAATACTGTGGCTACGATATGTGCAGGACAATCATCTACTATTACAATTGCTGTAACAGGAGGCACAGCGCCTTATTATATTAATGGAACACAACAAACAGGCGCAGGCCCTTTTACAATTACTGTATCACCGATAAGTACTACCACATATAATTCTTCAAATGTTATTGTATCTGATTCACATAATTGTACTAGTAGTACAACAGGTTCAGCTTCAATAACTGTATATGATATTCCAACAACTTCTAATGCGGGAAACAATCAGGTTATCTGCAGTAACAGCACTGCAGTACTTACTGCAAATACTGCTGTAACCGGGACAGGGATGTGGGCAGTTGTCAGTGGCCCAAATACTTCTGCTTCACAATTTAGCAACACTACAGAAAGTAATGCAGTATTTGCTCCTACGGCGTCAGGAACATACATACTTTCCTGGACAATTAGTAATGGGGTTTGTAATGCATCTTCATCAAATGTTCAAATAACTATTACACAAGCTCCGAATGCATCTATTAGTTATGCTATTGATCAGTGTACAGCTTCGGGTACAATAGCAGTGATGCAAACAGGAAACACAGGTGGAACATTTAGTTCAACTACAGGACTTGTGATTGATTCTTCTACTGGAGATATTAACCTTGCCTTAAGTAAGGGCGGTAATTATACCGTAGCATATTCTGTTGAGGCAGCAGGCGGATGTTCTAATTTGAATGCTCTTACCAATATAAGTATTAAGACAAGTACATGGATAGGTAATAATTCTACTGATTGGGCTCAAGGAAGTAATTGGTCTTGCGGATCTGTTCCTACAGCAGGGTTTGATATAATCATACCAGGTAATTTAAATAACTATCCGGTTTTGTCATCCGCAATTTCCATAAATAATCTTAGTTTCTCTTCTAATAACCTATATCCATCTACTTTAACAATAGGAGCGAATGCCTTAACTGTTACTGGATCTATTAATAATTACGGAACTTTTGGTGGCTCTTCATATTCAAGTTTGATATTAGGAAATGGAACTAATGGATATAATCCAACACTTAATTTTACTACAGGACATGATACTTTATTTAGTTTGACATTAAATACGAATGCTACTGCAACTATTGGTAGTACATTAAAGCTTGCTGCACCAGACAATGTTACGCCAGCATCCTTAACAGTAGGTTTAAGTGCTGTATTAAATACTGCAGATGGATTAACATTGGTATCTGATGCCAATAATACGGCAATCGTTAATCCTGTATTGGGTGTTATTAATGGAAACGTAAATGTCCAAACTTATATTCCTGCTAAAAGAGCATGGAGACTATTAACAGCACCTGTTACAAATTCAAATAGTATTTATGAATCATGGCAAAACAATGGAATTGCTTATAGCCAATCTGATGCTTCAACTTTTTATAAGGGTACTTTAATAACTAATACTGGTGATCTAACTGGAACAGGCATGGATGCGAATAGCTCAGCTTCTTTAAAAACCTTTAATATTGCTACACAATCATTAACGGCAGTAACAAATACACATGTGCCTATTTCTCAAGGAAATGCCAATAATGCTGATAATACAGGATATTTTATATTTATTCGTGGCGATAGAAATCCTGCTACTGTTGGTAATCCAAACTTTGGTCCATTACCTCTTAGTAATACAGTATTAAGCAGTAAGGGCAAACTCCAAACCGGCCCACAATCATTTATAATACCTGCTTTTAATACCACTCGTAAGTATATGCTTATTGGTAATCCGTATGCTTCGCCTATTGATTTTACTAACGTAGAAAGGACTAATATAGTGAACAGATTCTATACATGGGATCCTACATTAAATACAGTGGGAGCATACGTAGTAGTAGATGATGCTGCTAATTTAGGATCATATATAGTATCCACTTCTGGAAAAGGAACAACAAAGCAAGATAAAAACATTCAATCAGGACAAGCATTTATTGTAGAAAATCTTGCAGCGGCAAATCCTTGTATTCTTACTGTTAATGAAAGTGATAAATCGTCAAAAACAAATAAATATGTTTTCCGTCCGGTTGATAACCCTGAGTCTTTTAGAACAAGTCTTTATTTATTAAATGAAGATAGCTCTACTGTTCTAGCAGACGGAAATCTTGTACAATTTAATAATAATTATAGTGCAGCCATAGATGTATTGGATGCGATGAAGCTCAGCAATACAAATGAAAACATCAGTATTTTGAGAAGTGGCTCTTCACTAGCAATTGAAAGAAGACCTATTATTCGTATCAATGATACACTGTTCCTGAAATTTACAAATTCAACACAAAGAAAATATCGTTTTGAATTTACAGCAATTAATCTTGATCATCCTAATCTTGTAGGTTGGTTTGTGGATAATTATACCGGCATATCAAAAGAGATCAATTTAAATGGTAGTACAATTGTTGATTTTAGTGTTGATGCAAATGTAGCTTCGCAATCGAACAAGCGTTTTAGCGTAATATTTGGACCATTATCATCACCTTTACCGGTTACCTTTACTAGTATAAAAGCGCAACAAAAAAATACTGCTGTTGCAATAGAATGGAATGTTTCTAACGAAGCTAATATTAAAGCTTATGAAGTAGAAAAGTCAACTGATGGCAAGACGTTCATAACAATTTCAACAAATGTTGCTCAAAATAGCCAGTCGTACAATACAATAGATAATAATGTTACCAGCGAAATAAATTATTACCGTATTCGTAGTATAGATAATAACGGACAAGTTACATACAGCGCAACGGTAAAAATTTCTGTTAACAATAAAGTGTCAGCAATAACTGCTTATTCTACAACCATAATTAATAAAACCATCAGCTTACAATTTACTAATATGCCAAAAGGCGACTATTTTGTAAGATTAATAAATACTGCAGGTCAGGAAATGGAAAGAACTATTGTAAGTCATTCCGGAGGTACAGTTATTCAAAATATAGCTTTTAAAAATGCTTTTGCTAAAGGTGTTTATCATTTAGAGATTCTTAAACCTGATAATAAGAACAGAATTATAAGTGTGGTGTATTGA
- a CDS encoding response regulator — MAAILVLDDSRELLDVLEVVFTMRGYKVRCTSTKDSFLKELNIERPNIVLLDVMLSEGDGREICYELKTNDSTKDIPTILMSASPATLRDYKTLHADGIIEKPFNISDLVIALHNHMQQK, encoded by the coding sequence ATGGCTGCGATACTTGTATTAGATGACTCTAGAGAATTATTAGACGTACTAGAGGTTGTATTTACCATGCGTGGATACAAGGTACGTTGTACTTCTACAAAAGATTCTTTCTTAAAAGAATTAAATATTGAACGTCCTAATATTGTCTTACTCGATGTTATGCTATCTGAAGGAGATGGAAGAGAAATATGTTATGAATTAAAAACCAATGATTCCACTAAGGATATTCCTACTATCTTAATGTCTGCCAGCCCAGCCACTTTAAGAGATTACAAAACCCTTCACGCAGACGGCATCATAGAAAAGCCATTTAATATCTCTGACTTAGTAATTGCCTTACATAATCACATGCAACAGAAATAG
- a CDS encoding T9SS type A sorting domain-containing protein encodes MKTLVLLIISAVFVLTVRGGVIVVTPLPPTDISYTTATVGVQCSSNSGSILERGVVWSTTNTNPTVADNKIILGSGNGRGYLANAGPFPPGTVIYMRGYINYYPNGIYYGPAPISFTTKSLQGVGGIYDFESASGTYTGFNTDTMTATNTATSSAMQVITATDGVFRASANVSGQTDKIGSEALYFGMNGETKATYKIQGNNIFDLTSFYLTNQTSGNVTYTITSSKGSHTLSFVTGDTTGKLKFVDMADSPDSNYFKGVTSFTITPSEGAWFETDNLVVQNIKTNTILPLRFISFAGTIQDHTSLLKWTTSNEVNTKEMQVEKSIDGINFISIASIPAVGTGNNTYSFTDIIKENETNYYRIKTIDLNGNTSLSSIISITDKANKNENLKVFPNFITSSSNIALQSPLSSGKIIIYNENGATVGQQLWQEGQLINIAGIKSGSYFIQLTNGKQLFTNRFIKE; translated from the coding sequence ATGAAAACACTAGTATTACTTATAATCTCAGCAGTATTTGTACTAACTGTTCGTGGAGGTGTTATAGTTGTTACTCCACTACCACCTACTGACATATCATATACGACTGCCACTGTAGGGGTACAATGCAGTTCTAATTCAGGAAGTATTTTAGAGAGAGGGGTGGTATGGAGCACCACTAACACTAATCCTACAGTTGCGGATAATAAGATAATACTAGGATCGGGTAATGGTAGAGGATATTTAGCAAATGCTGGACCATTTCCTCCTGGCACAGTAATTTATATGAGAGGCTATATAAATTACTATCCTAATGGAATTTACTACGGACCTGCTCCTATTTCGTTTACCACAAAATCTCTGCAAGGCGTAGGAGGAATATATGATTTTGAATCTGCCTCCGGCACCTATACAGGATTTAATACTGATACCATGACTGCTACCAACACTGCTACTTCCAGTGCCATGCAAGTTATTACTGCTACTGATGGAGTGTTTCGTGCCAGTGCAAACGTTTCAGGTCAAACCGATAAAATCGGCAGTGAAGCTCTGTATTTCGGCATGAATGGCGAAACAAAAGCGACCTATAAAATACAAGGGAACAATATCTTCGATCTCACTTCTTTTTATCTTACGAATCAGACTTCAGGGAATGTGACCTATACAATTACCAGCTCGAAGGGTTCTCATACGCTTTCATTTGTTACTGGTGACACTACAGGAAAATTAAAATTTGTGGATATGGCGGACAGTCCTGATTCTAATTATTTTAAAGGCGTTACATCATTTACCATCACTCCATCTGAAGGAGCGTGGTTTGAAACGGATAATTTAGTTGTACAAAATATAAAGACTAATACGATACTTCCTTTACGTTTTATTTCATTTGCTGGAACAATACAAGATCATACTTCATTACTTAAATGGACAACTTCTAATGAAGTAAATACTAAAGAAATGCAAGTAGAGAAATCAATAGATGGTATCAATTTTATTTCAATTGCGTCTATACCTGCTGTTGGTACAGGCAACAATACCTATTCGTTTACGGATATAATTAAGGAGAATGAGACTAATTACTATCGAATTAAAACAATTGACTTAAATGGCAATACTTCTTTAAGTAGTATTATAAGCATTACTGATAAAGCTAATAAAAATGAAAACCTAAAAGTTTTTCCTAATTTTATAACTAGTAGCTCAAATATTGCGCTTCAATCACCGTTGTCTTCAGGAAAAATCATTATCTATAACGAAAATGGTGCTACAGTTGGGCAACAACTTTGGCAAGAAGGTCAATTAATAAATATTGCAGGGATTAAAAGTGGTTCTTATTTTATACAGCTTACGAATGGAAAACAATTGTTTACTAATAGGTTTATAAAAGAATAA
- a CDS encoding response regulator transcription factor, translating to MPKILIVEDSDDLLDMYKIVFSKFKFEMTPISTKETLVRQLVLNRPDIILLDIHLNGEDGREICKGIKQNKEFSSIPIIITSGSTEKLAACAEYFADDALQKPFDVTVLIEKINTLLLTNKDAASTTIK from the coding sequence ATGCCAAAGATTTTAATTGTAGAAGATTCTGATGATTTACTGGATATGTATAAGATTGTATTCAGCAAATTCAAGTTTGAAATGACACCTATTTCAACGAAGGAAACGTTAGTAAGGCAACTTGTCCTTAATCGACCTGATATTATTTTACTGGATATCCACTTGAATGGTGAAGATGGACGAGAAATTTGCAAAGGGATAAAACAAAATAAGGAGTTTTCTAGCATTCCTATAATCATAACTTCGGGCAGCACTGAAAAATTAGCAGCTTGTGCAGAATATTTTGCAGATGATGCACTTCAGAAACCATTTGATGTCACAGTACTTATAGAGAAAATCAACACACTATTGCTAACCAACAAGGATGCTGCAAGTACCACAATAAAGTAA
- a CDS encoding GAF domain-containing sensor histidine kinase, which translates to MIDKESLEIQDDIIAINSIEGVNTILQVVCLTTGMGFSTIARVTKKKWVACVIRDEINFGLKAGGELVLESTICHEIEQSHQAVIIEHVATDPVFANHHTPLQYGFQSYISMPIVLKNGDFFGTLCAIDPQPNDLKNPKIIGMFQLFAKLISMNLDSVRELANAEAKLLEEQQLSELREQFIAILSHDLRNPVGATLNSAQMIHLFSKDEQVLKLSEVILRASHRIKVLVDNVNDFAKARLGAGINLNYDEGDIEKTLKEIINEHKMISKHAKFDTQFNITKPISYDANRIGQLFSNLLSNAIAYSKDEKPIKIKADIDADKFILSVSNASDKIPDAIRARLFQPFFRGEAKPNSEGLGLGLYICSQIAKAHKGSLVVESDNDQTCFTLKIPTVLN; encoded by the coding sequence GTGATAGACAAAGAATCTCTCGAAATTCAAGACGATATTATTGCAATCAATAGTATCGAGGGAGTTAATACAATCCTTCAAGTAGTGTGTTTAACGACAGGCATGGGCTTTTCTACTATTGCACGAGTGACCAAGAAAAAGTGGGTTGCATGTGTCATAAGAGATGAAATCAATTTTGGATTAAAGGCAGGAGGTGAACTCGTATTGGAATCAACCATCTGCCATGAAATTGAACAATCACACCAAGCCGTTATTATTGAGCATGTTGCAACTGATCCGGTATTTGCGAATCATCATACGCCACTACAATATGGGTTTCAAAGCTATATCTCAATGCCCATCGTATTAAAGAACGGCGATTTTTTTGGAACATTGTGCGCTATTGATCCGCAGCCAAATGATTTAAAAAATCCTAAGATCATTGGCATGTTTCAGCTCTTTGCAAAACTAATCTCCATGAATTTAGACAGTGTTAGAGAATTAGCAAATGCAGAGGCAAAACTTTTGGAAGAACAACAACTGTCAGAGTTGCGAGAGCAGTTTATTGCTATATTAAGTCATGATCTCCGTAACCCTGTTGGCGCAACGTTGAATAGTGCTCAAATGATACATTTGTTTTCTAAAGATGAACAGGTTTTAAAGCTTAGCGAAGTAATACTAAGGGCATCACACCGAATAAAAGTACTTGTTGATAATGTGAATGATTTTGCTAAAGCCAGACTAGGTGCTGGCATTAATCTAAATTACGATGAAGGGGACATTGAGAAAACTCTAAAAGAAATTATCAATGAGCATAAGATGATTTCAAAGCATGCAAAATTCGATACGCAGTTCAATATAACAAAGCCCATTTCCTACGATGCAAACAGAATAGGGCAACTTTTTTCTAATTTGCTGAGTAATGCCATTGCATATAGCAAAGATGAAAAGCCCATTAAAATAAAAGCAGACATCGACGCTGATAAATTTATTTTATCAGTAAGTAATGCCAGTGATAAAATACCGGATGCTATCCGTGCTCGATTATTCCAGCCTTTCTTTAGAGGTGAAGCAAAACCTAATAGCGAAGGGTTAGGACTTGGACTCTATATTTGCTCTCAAATTGCAAAAGCTCACAAAGGTTCGCTTGTAGTGGAATCAGATAACGATCAGACATGTTTTACGCTGAAAATTCCAACCGTTTTGAATTAA